The following coding sequences are from one Culicoidibacter larvae window:
- a CDS encoding helix-turn-helix domain-containing protein — MKSSKAFDEVILYLETCIINGSEIDYNEISKITLSPASLFQRIFIFVSGVSMSDYVRKRRLTLAGYDLRNSDISALDAALKYGFQSHSAFTRAFKEHHGITPTEAKKSTAELNEYFSINFSDMRFIGGKRIMAEVKKIIYKEVPERLMVGLHQETSFQDGGKVWRDFFESDTIPKLNTLADSKCCDDIAANDGIGLMYNFKDMLHFNIIIGDFVKPDTEIPEGLFVKQIPKGLTVQIQIEGNNLGEILESAYLLITEAVEKTDREIDHAHFYWCEVYTHERYSKPLNQGKRVAIDYIVPIKPPSAQ; from the coding sequence ATGAAAAGCAGTAAAGCATTTGATGAAGTTATTCTTTATCTTGAAACATGTATCATTAATGGATCCGAGATTGATTACAATGAAATATCAAAAATTACTTTAAGTCCGGCGTCATTGTTTCAGCGGATATTTATCTTTGTATCGGGAGTAAGTATGTCTGATTATGTACGAAAGCGCCGTTTGACCTTAGCTGGATATGACTTGCGGAATAGTGATATTTCTGCACTGGATGCGGCTTTAAAATATGGCTTTCAGTCACATTCGGCATTTACCCGGGCGTTCAAGGAACATCATGGTATTACGCCAACTGAAGCAAAGAAAAGCACTGCTGAGCTAAATGAGTATTTTTCAATTAATTTCTCAGATATGAGATTTATTGGAGGTAAGCGAATAATGGCGGAAGTAAAGAAGATTATTTATAAAGAAGTACCCGAGCGTTTAATGGTAGGGTTGCATCAGGAAACCTCATTTCAAGACGGCGGTAAGGTATGGCGTGATTTTTTTGAGAGTGATACAATTCCAAAATTAAATACATTAGCTGATTCCAAATGTTGCGATGATATTGCTGCTAATGATGGTATAGGATTGATGTATAACTTTAAAGACATGTTGCACTTCAACATTATTATTGGTGATTTTGTAAAGCCTGATACAGAAATACCGGAAGGATTATTTGTGAAGCAGATACCAAAGGGGTTGACTGTGCAAATACAGATTGAAGGTAATAATTTAGGGGAGATTCTTGAATCCGCCTATTTACTGATTACTGAAGCTGTTGAGAAAACTGACAGGGAAATTGATCATGCGCATTTTTATTGGTGTGAAGTGTATACACATGAGCGTTATAGTAAGCCACTCAATCAAGGGAAGCGAGTAGCAATTGATTACATAGTGCCGATTAAACCGCCATCAGCACAATGA
- a CDS encoding PTS transporter subunit EIIC gives MVIQKIENLVLPISQYIQNNKALIAIKDMFIKLTPGLVIYSLLVILTPLLSELIPFYQEIIILISAGINIIACLGVVYYYSRSLDLEFLPAMLISGSAYLIFMYPNYMVNQLIIAVLLAILATKLFQGLQLIRKKLEVKLPNTVIPPGVWGTILDLLLYVLLLLLFFLLYKFLAQTLAWAPAFGLGVLQQSLYLVGNNIVVFILLEGFGQLLWFFGIHGNTVISMIADPLWYSLSLENLQLGMQGMEPVFIITKQFKEVFLQMGGSGSTLPLVLLLLTSRSKRLQQFGFGVLPAGLFNINEPVIFGLPIVLNPLLFIPWLIATPICALISYLVMYFGLVQLTSGVFIPWITPVFLSGWLVSGVSGIILQLVLVIVSVLIYLPFFKRFEKKTLLEETE, from the coding sequence ATGGTCATACAGAAAATTGAGAATCTAGTCTTGCCAATCAGTCAATATATTCAAAACAATAAAGCGCTGATTGCAATCAAAGATATGTTTATCAAGCTGACTCCCGGTTTGGTTATATATTCCTTACTGGTAATCTTAACCCCGTTGCTCAGCGAACTTATTCCATTCTACCAAGAAATCATTATCCTAATCAGCGCCGGCATTAATATTATTGCCTGTCTTGGGGTTGTCTACTATTATAGTCGCAGCCTGGATTTAGAATTTTTACCGGCAATGCTAATCAGCGGCAGTGCGTATCTTATTTTCATGTACCCTAACTACATGGTTAACCAATTGATTATCGCAGTGCTGCTGGCAATATTAGCAACTAAGCTATTTCAAGGTTTACAACTGATTCGTAAAAAGCTTGAAGTAAAATTACCAAATACAGTTATTCCGCCAGGAGTCTGGGGGACAATTCTTGATTTGCTGCTTTATGTATTATTGCTGTTGCTGTTTTTTCTTTTGTATAAATTTTTGGCCCAAACGCTGGCGTGGGCGCCAGCATTTGGGCTCGGGGTTTTGCAACAAAGTCTCTATCTCGTTGGCAATAATATTGTTGTTTTCATTCTCCTAGAGGGATTTGGCCAGTTGTTGTGGTTCTTTGGTATTCATGGCAATACGGTTATTAGCATGATTGCTGATCCGCTTTGGTATAGTTTATCGCTAGAGAATCTGCAACTCGGAATGCAAGGTATGGAGCCGGTATTCATTATTACTAAACAGTTTAAGGAAGTATTTTTACAGATGGGTGGTTCAGGATCAACCTTGCCACTGGTATTACTTTTATTAACCTCGCGTTCGAAACGTTTGCAACAATTTGGCTTTGGGGTGCTTCCGGCAGGACTGTTTAATATCAATGAACCAGTTATTTTTGGATTACCGATTGTATTGAATCCGTTGTTATTTATTCCGTGGCTGATTGCAACGCCGATATGTGCGCTTATCAGCTATTTGGTGATGTACTTTGGTTTGGTACAATTGACCAGCGGTGTATTTATTCCCTGGATTACGCCAGTCTTTTTAAGCGGCTGGTTGGTTTCCGGGGTAAGCGGGATTATCTTACAACTTGTTTTAGTTATCGTAAGTGTCTTGATTTATTTGCCATTCTTCAAACGTTTTGAAAAAAAGACGTTATTGGAGGAAACTGAATAA
- a CDS encoding MurR/RpiR family transcriptional regulator translates to MKKDLNKNEAMIARFLLHSDINNKSAEQIAKELFVSRSAIYRVCNKLGYRSFSHLKYAMEINEQHDEQELLSVQVDELFQTIDVSQLQQILRMIIVSERIIILSTQATRIASSYLARQLINLGYFAYAVHDEYEFAELKKLLHDRDLLVCISNSGENDILSTAMQELTQESFAITKLDSTLAQTAQAAIGFDFSEYRSQNSFDRENLFPIFVIIQKILINLKEL, encoded by the coding sequence ATGAAAAAGGATTTAAATAAAAACGAAGCGATGATTGCACGTTTCTTGCTGCATAGTGATATCAATAACAAATCAGCAGAGCAGATTGCCAAGGAGCTATTTGTCAGTCGTTCAGCGATTTACCGGGTTTGCAACAAACTTGGTTATCGCTCATTTTCGCATTTAAAGTATGCAATGGAAATTAATGAACAGCACGATGAACAAGAATTGTTATCGGTCCAGGTTGACGAATTATTTCAGACAATTGATGTTTCGCAATTACAACAAATATTGCGCATGATTATCGTCAGTGAACGAATTATTATTCTTTCAACCCAGGCAACACGGATTGCATCTAGTTATCTTGCGCGGCAGCTCATTAATCTGGGGTATTTTGCTTATGCGGTTCATGACGAATATGAATTTGCGGAATTAAAAAAATTATTGCATGATCGTGATTTATTAGTTTGTATCAGCAACTCAGGTGAAAATGATATTTTGAGCACGGCAATGCAAGAATTAACCCAAGAATCATTTGCGATTACTAAACTTGATTCAACTTTGGCGCAAACAGCTCAGGCGGCAATCGGTTTTGACTTTAGTGAATACCGCAGCCAAAACTCATTCGATCGTGAAAATCTTTTTCCGATTTTTGTCATCATCCAAAAAATTCTCATTAACTTGAAAGAGTTATAA
- a CDS encoding glycoside hydrolase family 1 protein, producing the protein MAKIEFSADFDWGTASSGPQSEGSADKPHESLWEYWYAKDPERFYQQVGPKITCDSYHRYKEDVAIMKELGLKSFRTSIQWSRLIKDLETGEPDEKAVAFYNDYINEMIAAGVEPVMNLFHFDTPIALEHEYGGFKNKHVAELFVKFATTAFTLFGDRVKRWITFNEPVAHAKGAYLYDFIYPNEVNTRSYTQANYNILLAHAGSVEAYHKLNLDGEIGIVVDLLPPIPRSQNSGDLLAAEVFDLFTNRIFMDPCVKGEYADQYLELLEKHNCNFEYTSEELELIKNNTVDFIGINYYQPQRVKAPARLPNINDVFMPDWYFDNYEMPNRRMNVHRGWEIYPKTIYDIAMRVKNEYGNIKWYVSENGMGVHDEDRFKDETGMICDDYRIEFIQEHLQWLNKAIQEGSNCQGYHLWTFVDNWSWTNAYKNRYGYVSLDLKTRNRTIKKSGYWIKEVIANNGFEELKPEFE; encoded by the coding sequence ATGGCTAAAATAGAATTTAGTGCTGATTTTGATTGGGGAACAGCCTCGAGCGGTCCGCAAAGTGAAGGTTCTGCTGATAAACCCCATGAATCTTTATGGGAGTATTGGTATGCCAAAGATCCTGAACGGTTTTATCAACAAGTCGGTCCAAAAATAACTTGTGATAGTTATCATCGTTATAAAGAGGATGTTGCGATTATGAAGGAGTTGGGACTCAAGTCATTCCGAACTTCAATTCAATGGTCAAGATTGATTAAGGATTTGGAAACCGGAGAACCTGACGAAAAAGCAGTGGCTTTTTACAATGATTATATTAATGAAATGATTGCGGCCGGTGTTGAACCGGTGATGAATTTATTCCACTTTGATACGCCAATTGCTTTGGAGCACGAATACGGTGGCTTCAAGAATAAACATGTCGCTGAACTTTTTGTTAAGTTTGCAACAACCGCATTTACATTGTTTGGTGACCGGGTGAAGCGCTGGATAACCTTTAATGAACCGGTTGCTCATGCAAAAGGAGCGTACCTGTATGACTTTATTTATCCGAATGAAGTCAATACTCGTTCATACACGCAAGCTAACTATAATATTTTGTTGGCTCATGCCGGCAGCGTTGAGGCTTATCATAAGTTGAACCTTGATGGTGAAATCGGGATTGTGGTTGATTTACTGCCGCCGATTCCACGTTCGCAAAATAGTGGTGATTTATTGGCTGCTGAAGTTTTCGATTTATTTACAAATCGTATTTTCATGGATCCATGTGTGAAAGGCGAATATGCCGATCAATATCTCGAGTTACTTGAAAAGCACAACTGTAATTTTGAATATACTTCAGAAGAATTGGAGCTTATCAAAAATAATACAGTTGATTTTATTGGGATCAATTATTATCAACCGCAACGGGTGAAGGCACCCGCACGGTTGCCGAACATCAATGATGTTTTTATGCCGGACTGGTATTTCGATAATTATGAAATGCCGAATCGCCGCATGAATGTGCATCGCGGCTGGGAAATTTATCCTAAAACGATATACGATATTGCTATGCGAGTCAAAAATGAGTATGGCAATATAAAGTGGTATGTTTCGGAAAATGGTATGGGCGTTCATGACGAAGACCGTTTTAAAGATGAGACCGGTATGATTTGCGATGATTACCGCATCGAGTTTATTCAGGAGCATTTGCAGTGGCTCAATAAAGCGATTCAAGAAGGTTCAAATTGCCAAGGCTACCATTTATGGACATTTGTTGATAACTGGTCATGGACCAATGCTTATAAAAATCGTTATGGCTATGTGTCATTGGATTTAAAAACCAGAAACCGGACTATTAAAAAGTCAGGTTATTGGATTAAAGAGGTTATTGCGAACAATGGTTTTGAAGAGCTCAAACCTGAATTTGAGTAG